The window AATATCGTTTTTGGCAATATTGTCAGAGATTGTGCCCTTTTCAATTAGTACTATCATTTCAGCGAGCAGTTCAGCACTGAGCTTGGTTTCATGAAGTGATTTTTTGTTTTCGTTGAGATAGGCAGCGATAGGTCCGATAATCCAGTTAGCTGCTTTGTTTGCTTTAGCTCCCTTTGTAAGAACTTCTTCAAAGAAATGAGCAGTAGCTAAATCATCAGTCAATGTAGTTGCTGTATCTTCATTGATTTGAAACTCTTCAATGTATCTTGTTTTCTTTTGTTGCGGAAGTTCTGGTAAGGCTGCACGAGCATCATCAACTTGTTTTTGTTCTAGCGTGACTGGTAATAAATCTGGCTCAGGGAAATAACGATAATCGTGAGCCTCTTCTTTCGATCTCATAGAGTGGGTTTTACCTGATCCTTCTTCAAACAATCTAGTCTCTTGAACTATCTTGCCGCCTTCATCAAGGATTTGTGATTGACGTTTGTACTCATACTCGATAGCACGCGAGATCGAACGGAAACTATTGACGTTTTTGATTTCCGCTCTAGTACCAAGTGGTTGACCTGGTTTATTGAGTGAAATATTAACATCACATCTTAGTGATCCTTCTTGCATATTACCGTCACAAACACCAGTATAAAGAAGTACCTTGCGCAATTCTTTGACATAGGTGACGGCTTCCTCTGCTGAATTAATATCGGGCTCTGAAACTATCTCTATTAGCGGGGTTGAAGCACGGTTGAGGTCAACAAGTGAGTGGTCTGAACCATGAAGTCTTTCGGCTCCTGCGTGAACTAATTTACCGGCGTCTTCTTCCATGTGAATACGTAAGATCCTTACATCCTTATAGCCCTTACGAAAATCCTCACCTGCTGCGTTACGCTCATCGTGTGCAGTCATCATTGACGGCTCAGTCAACTCAGCCTGCTCACTCTTCGCAAGCCTTGCATCTGAAGGATTTTCGTGAGTGCTATTCGCGTTGTTAATTGGAATGGTTAGCTTACCATGATTACAAATTGGATTATCGAATTGAGAAATCTGATAACCCTTGGGAAGATCTGGATAAAAATATTGTTTGCGATCAAAACGCGAATTAAGATCAATCTTGCAACCAAGCGCAAGCCCAGCAGTAATTGCATAAGCGACGGCTTGTTTATTCAGGACAGGCAGCACACCTGGGTAACCCATGCATACTGGGCAAGTATTAGCGTTAGGTTCTTTACCAAACTCAGTAGAACATGAGCAAAAGAGCTTGGACTCAGTTTTGAGCTGGGCATGAACTTCTAGTCCAATGGTGATATTGTATTCTTGCTTGGTTGCTGTTGCCATATAAAGGATTTTATCATATCCGTCATCCTGAGGATTCAGGGAGGATGGAAGACTGAGAGTTCACTGGTGAAGGAACTGAGACCCCGTAAGATGACGTCAGGATCTTATCCCTGCTATCATAATGTTTTAGATGCTCGGAATTTACATCACAGCCGGATACCCAAATGCAGATGCAACGATTGAAGCCTTGCGTATTCTAGAGAAAAGTCAAGTTGATTTAATTGAGCTAGGCGTACCTTTCTCTGATCCGCTAGCAGACGGGCCAGTGATCCAGAAAGCTGCTTTTGAGTCTTTGCAGCAAGGCATGAATCTAGACAAGGTCTTTGATTTGTTCAAGCAGTCTGGCGTGAAAACCAAGACGATTTTGTTTTCATATTACAATCCTCTTTTTGCTTACGGCTGGGATAAATTAATTCAACAGTGTTTAATTAATAAGATTTCGGGTATCTTGATTCCTGATCTTCCAGTGGATGAGGCTGAAGAATTAAGCACCAAATTTAAAGCTGCTGGGTTAGATCTTGTTTTGCTTGCTGCAATCACCAGCACAGAAGAAAGGCTCAAGCGTATCTATGATCTCTCTAATCCTTTTGTCTACTTGGTTAGCAGGGTTGGGATTACTGGTGCTGGCGATGCCGGTAAAGATCAAAGTGAAAAAGAATTATTAGATCAAACTATCGCTAAGCTCAAATCCTTTGGCAATAAACCAATTGCACTTGGTTTTGGAATTGATTCACGAGAGAAAGTGGAAGCTGCATACAGACAGGGTGCTGATATGGCGATTATTGGTACCAAGACTGTGACTTTGACAGAGGATCTTAAGGCTTTTGAAAATTTTATTGCTAGTGTGAAGTCTTAATTTTTGACTTAAGTCAAAAATTATCCTGTTGAAACAATTAGAATAAAGCTCGTGAGAGTTTTATTCTACAGTGCCCAGACTTATGACATTGAATCCTTTGATCTTGCCAACAAAGATCATGGCTTTGAATTAATCTATCTTGAAGCTCACCTTAATGAAAAAACTGCTCTCTTGTCCAAAGGCTTTGATGCTGTTTGTGTTTTTGTCAACGACTCTGTTGATGCTGAGGTTTTACGGATCTTGTCAGAGAACGGCATTGGGCTTATAGCACTTCGATGTGCCGGTTTCAATAATGTAGATCTGGAAGCTGCCAAAAAATACAATATCAAAATAGTAAGAGTTCCAGAGTACTCTCCTTATGCAGTGGCTGAGCATTCCTGTGCTTTGATACTTGCTCTCAATAGAAAAACTCACAGGGCTTACAATAGAACTAGAGAATCTAATTTCAAACTCTGCGGTCTTCAAGGTTTTGATCTTGCGGGTAAAACAATTGGCATAATTGGTTGCGGTCGTATTGGACAAGTGGCTGCCAAGATATTTGATGGTTTTGGCATGAAGGTACTTGTCTATGATCCTTACTACAAGGGAGATTTGGACTTTGCTGTGCAAGTGACTTTGCCGGAACTCTTGCAAGCTTCTGATATTGTTAGTCTCTATTGTCCTTTGAATCAAGAAACCAAACATTTGATTGATGCAAAAGCAATTGAAC is drawn from Cyanobacteriota bacterium and contains these coding sequences:
- the gatB gene encoding Asp-tRNA(Asn)/Glu-tRNA(Gln) amidotransferase subunit GatB encodes the protein MATATKQEYNITIGLEVHAQLKTESKLFCSCSTEFGKEPNANTCPVCMGYPGVLPVLNKQAVAYAITAGLALGCKIDLNSRFDRKQYFYPDLPKGYQISQFDNPICNHGKLTIPINNANSTHENPSDARLAKSEQAELTEPSMMTAHDERNAAGEDFRKGYKDVRILRIHMEEDAGKLVHAGAERLHGSDHSLVDLNRASTPLIEIVSEPDINSAEEAVTYVKELRKVLLYTGVCDGNMQEGSLRCDVNISLNKPGQPLGTRAEIKNVNSFRSISRAIEYEYKRQSQILDEGGKIVQETRLFEEGSGKTHSMRSKEEAHDYRYFPEPDLLPVTLEQKQVDDARAALPELPQQKKTRYIEEFQINEDTATTLTDDLATAHFFEEVLTKGAKANKAANWIIGPIAAYLNENKKSLHETKLSAELLAEMIVLIEKGTISDNIAKNDIINELLENGSPVAKLIEDKGLAQITDTDAIEAIVQEVIDANPKQVEQFKSGNDKIQGFFVGQIMKKTEGKAPPALVNQLLGKLLK
- a CDS encoding 2-hydroxyacid dehydrogenase, coding for MRVLFYSAQTYDIESFDLANKDHGFELIYLEAHLNEKTALLSKGFDAVCVFVNDSVDAEVLRILSENGIGLIALRCAGFNNVDLEAAKKYNIKIVRVPEYSPYAVAEHSCALILALNRKTHRAYNRTRESNFKLCGLQGFDLAGKTIGIIGCGRIGQVAAKIFDGFGMKVLVYDPYYKGDLDFAVQVTLPELLQASDIVSLYCPLNQETKHLIDAKAIEQMKDGVMIINTSRGALIDSKAAIAGLKSGKIGYLGLDVYEEEAGLFFEDHTGMIMQDEVLARLLTFPNVLVTGHQAFFTAEALSQIAKTTLVNLESSLHGSEISNLVEA
- the trpA gene encoding tryptophan synthase subunit alpha — encoded protein: MLGIYITAGYPNADATIEALRILEKSQVDLIELGVPFSDPLADGPVIQKAAFESLQQGMNLDKVFDLFKQSGVKTKTILFSYYNPLFAYGWDKLIQQCLINKISGILIPDLPVDEAEELSTKFKAAGLDLVLLAAITSTEERLKRIYDLSNPFVYLVSRVGITGAGDAGKDQSEKELLDQTIAKLKSFGNKPIALGFGIDSREKVEAAYRQGADMAIIGTKTVTLTEDLKAFENFIASVKS